In a genomic window of Quercus lobata isolate SW786 chromosome 4, ValleyOak3.0 Primary Assembly, whole genome shotgun sequence:
- the LOC115987266 gene encoding hydroquinone glucosyltransferase-like: MEHTQVQKPPHIAMVPTPGMGHLIPLVELAKKLVLHHHFFVTFIIPTDGSSIKSQKAVLESLPNAISYVFLPPVSFDDLPKDVRPETLIVLTLTRSLPALRDSFKVLADSTRLVALVADLFGVDAFDVAKEFGALSYIFFPTNALSLSLIFHIPELDETYSCEYKELPEPVKLPGCVPVQGIDILDPIQDKKNDTYKRVLHVAKRYPFADGIMINSFMDLEPSALKALMEGAREGKPPVYPIGPLIQSDLSRGVDGSECLNWLDKQPERSVLYVSFGSGGTLTHEQLNELALGLELSGQRFLWVVRSPHENASANYFSVQSFKDPFDFLPKGFLERTKEVGLVVPSWAPQAQVLSHGSTGGFLSHCGWNSILESIVHGVPIIAWPLYAEQRMNAVLLSDDLKVALRVKVNDKGLVGHKDIANYARGLIEGEEGKLLRNKMKVLKDSAAKALSQDGSSTKSLAEVTQLLKSHKK; encoded by the coding sequence ATGGAACACACCCAAGTTCAGAAACCACCCCACATAGCCATGGTACCCACTCCAGGGATGGGCCATCTGATCCCACTAGTTGAGCTAGCTAAGAAACTCGTCCTCCACCACCATTTCTTCGTTACATTCATCATCCCCACTGATGGGTCATccataaaatctcaaaaagccGTCCTAGAATCCCTTCCTAATGCCATATCCTACGTCTTTCTCCCACCTGTGAGCTTTGATGACCTCCCTAAGGATGTTAGACCTGAGACATTGATCGTACTCACTCTGACACGGTCCCTCCCTGCACTAAGAGATTCATTCAAGGTCTTAGCTGACTCAACTCGGCTAGTTGCTTTAGTGGCTGATTTATTCGGTGTGGATGCCTTTGATGTGGCTAAAGAGTTTGGCGCTTTGtcctatatttttttccctacaaaCGCTCTGTCTTTGTCATTGATCTTTCATATACCAGAGCTTGATGAAACATACTCTTGTGAGTACAAAGAATTGCCTGAACCGGTCAAATTACCTGGGTGTGTACCTGTCCAAGGGATTGATATTCTAGACCCAATTCAAGATAAAAAGAATGATACCTACAAAAGGGTTCTACACGTTGCCAAAAGATACCCTTTTGCTGATGGAATCATGATTAATAGCTTCATGGATTTGGAGCCAAGTGCTTTGAAAGCTTTGATGGAAGGAGCTAGAGAGGGTAAGCCACCTGTTTACCCAATTGGACCTCTAATTCAGTCCGATTTATCTCGTGGAGTTGATGGGTCTGAGTGTTTGAATTGGTTGGATAAGCAGCCAGAGAGGTCAGTGTTATATGTTTCATTTGGTAGTGGTGGGACTCTTACACACGAGCAGCTAAATGAGTTAGCCTTAGGACTTGAATTGAGTGGGCAAAGGTTTCTTTGGGTTGTTAGGAGCCCGCATGAAAATGCAAGTGCCAATTACTTTAGTGTCCAAAGCTTCAAAGACCCTTTTGATTTTCTTCCAAAAGGGTTCTTAGAAAGGACCAAAGAGGTGGGTTTAGTGGTTCCCTCTTGGGCTCCTCAAGCCCAGGTCTTGAGCCATGGCTCGACTGGTGGGTTCTTGAGCCATTGTGGTTGGAACTCAATCCTAGAGAGTATTGTGCACGGTGTGCCTATAATTGCATGGCCACTCTACGCAGAGCAAAGAATGAATGCTGTATTGTTATCTGATGATTTGAAGGTTGCATTGAGAGTCAAAGTGAATGATAAAGGCTTGGTGGGACATAAAGATATTGCAAACTACGCAAGAGGCTTaattgaaggagaagaaggGAAATTGCTTCGGAACAAAATGAAAGTACTAAAGGATTCAGCTGCAAAGGCTTTGAGCCAAGATGGGTCGTCTACGAAATCACTAGCAGAGGTCACTCAGCTATTGAAGAGCCACAAAAAATAA